The Budorcas taxicolor isolate Tak-1 chromosome 18, Takin1.1, whole genome shotgun sequence genome window below encodes:
- the VPS4A gene encoding vacuolar protein sorting-associated protein 4A isoform X2, protein MTTSTLQKAIDLVTKATEEDKAKNYEEALRLYQHAVEYFLHAIKYEAHSDKAKESIRAKCMQYLDRAEKLKDYLRNKEKHGKKPVKENQSESKGDSDSEGDNPEKKKLQEQLMGAVVMEKPNIRWNDVAGLEGAKEALKEAVILPIKFPHLFTGKRTPWRGILLFGPPGTGKSYLAKAVATEANNSTFFSVSSSDLMSKWLGESEKLVKNLFELARQHKPSIIFIDEVDSLCGSRNENESEAARRIKTEFLVQMQGVGNNNDGTLVLGATNIPWVLDSAIRRRFEKRIYIPLPEEAARAQMFRLHLGSTPHNLTEANIHELARKTEGYSGADISVIVRDSLMQPVRKVQSATHFKKGSETRGVPRCQGAAPPASQAPVWFQVCGPSRTNPSIMIDDLLTPCSPGDPGAMEMTWMDVPGDKLLEPVVCMSDMLRSLATTRPTVNAEDLLKVKKFSEDFGQES, encoded by the exons ATGACAACGTCAACCCTCCAG AAAGCCATTGATCTGGTGACAAAAGCCACAGAAGAGGATAAAGCCAAGAATTACGAGGAGGCGCTCCGGCTGTACCAGCATGCCGTGGAGTACTTCCTGCACGCTATCAAAT ATGAAGCACACAGTGACAAAGCCAAGGAGAGCATTCGAGCCAAGTGCATGCAGTACCTGGACCGGGCGGAGAAGCTGAAGGATTACTTACGAAACAAAGAGAAGCATGGCAAGAAGCCAGTCAAGGAGAATCAAAGCGAGAGTAAGGG CGATAGTGACAGTGAAGGGGAtaatccagagaaaaagaaattgcaaGAGCAGCTGATGG GTGCCGTCGTGATGGAGAAGCCCAACATCCGGTGGAATGATGtggctgggctggagggagccaAGGAGGCCCTCAAAGAAGCTGTCATTTTGCCAATTAAATTCCCGCACTTGTTCACAG GCAAGCGTACCCCTTGGCGGGGGATACTGCTCTTTGGACCGCCCGGCACAGGGAAATCCTACCTGGCCAAAGCAGTGGCAACGGAGGCCAACAACTCCACCTTCTTCTCTGTGTCCTCCTCAGACTTGATGTCTAAGTGGCTGGGGGAGAGCGAGAA GCTAGTCAAGAATCTGTTCGAGCTGGCCCGGCAGCACAAGCCCTCCATCATCTTCATCGACGAGGTGGATTCGCTCTGCGGATCCCGCAACGAGAATGAGAGCGAGGCTGCCCGCAGGATCAAAACGGAGTTCCTAGTCCAGATGCAGG GGGTGGGGAACAACAATGATGGGACTCTGGTGCTAGGTGCCACAAACATCCCGTGGGTGTTGGACTCGGCCATTAGAAGGAG GTTTGAAAAGCGAATTTATATCCCATTGCCGGAGGAGGCTGCCCGTGCCCAGATGTTCCGATTGCATCTGGGGAGCACTCCTCACAACCTCACAGAGGCTAACATCCACGAGCTGGCCCGGAAGACAGAAGGCTACTCGGGCGCAGACATCAGTGTCATTGTGCGGGACTCCCTCATGCAGCCTGTGAGGAAAGTGCAGTCAGCAACACACTTCAAAAAG GGCTCAGAAACCCGAGGTGTCCCCAGATGCCAAGGGGCAGCCCCTCCAGCCAGTCAGGCTCCTGTTTGGTTTCAGGTCTGTGGCCCTTCCCGCACCAACCCTAGCATTATGATCGATGACCTCCTGACCCCATGCTCTCCGGGGGACCCAGGGGCCATGGAGATGACTTGGATGGACGTCCCTGGTGACAAACTCCTAGAGCCTGTGGTTTGCATG TCGGACATGCTGCGGTCCTTGGCCACCACTCGGCCCACTGTGAATGCAGAAGACCTCCTGAAAGTGAAGAAGTTCTCAGAGGACTTTGGACAGGAGAGTTAA
- the VPS4A gene encoding vacuolar protein sorting-associated protein 4A isoform X1, producing MTTSTLQKAIDLVTKATEEDKAKNYEEALRLYQHAVEYFLHAIKYEAHSDKAKESIRAKCMQYLDRAEKLKDYLRNKEKHGKKPVKENQSESKGSDSDSEGDNPEKKKLQEQLMGAVVMEKPNIRWNDVAGLEGAKEALKEAVILPIKFPHLFTGKRTPWRGILLFGPPGTGKSYLAKAVATEANNSTFFSVSSSDLMSKWLGESEKLVKNLFELARQHKPSIIFIDEVDSLCGSRNENESEAARRIKTEFLVQMQGVGNNNDGTLVLGATNIPWVLDSAIRRRFEKRIYIPLPEEAARAQMFRLHLGSTPHNLTEANIHELARKTEGYSGADISVIVRDSLMQPVRKVQSATHFKKGSETRGVPRCQGAAPPASQAPVWFQVCGPSRTNPSIMIDDLLTPCSPGDPGAMEMTWMDVPGDKLLEPVVCMSDMLRSLATTRPTVNAEDLLKVKKFSEDFGQES from the exons ATGACAACGTCAACCCTCCAG AAAGCCATTGATCTGGTGACAAAAGCCACAGAAGAGGATAAAGCCAAGAATTACGAGGAGGCGCTCCGGCTGTACCAGCATGCCGTGGAGTACTTCCTGCACGCTATCAAAT ATGAAGCACACAGTGACAAAGCCAAGGAGAGCATTCGAGCCAAGTGCATGCAGTACCTGGACCGGGCGGAGAAGCTGAAGGATTACTTACGAAACAAAGAGAAGCATGGCAAGAAGCCAGTCAAGGAGAATCAAAGCGAGAGTAAGGG CAGCGATAGTGACAGTGAAGGGGAtaatccagagaaaaagaaattgcaaGAGCAGCTGATGG GTGCCGTCGTGATGGAGAAGCCCAACATCCGGTGGAATGATGtggctgggctggagggagccaAGGAGGCCCTCAAAGAAGCTGTCATTTTGCCAATTAAATTCCCGCACTTGTTCACAG GCAAGCGTACCCCTTGGCGGGGGATACTGCTCTTTGGACCGCCCGGCACAGGGAAATCCTACCTGGCCAAAGCAGTGGCAACGGAGGCCAACAACTCCACCTTCTTCTCTGTGTCCTCCTCAGACTTGATGTCTAAGTGGCTGGGGGAGAGCGAGAA GCTAGTCAAGAATCTGTTCGAGCTGGCCCGGCAGCACAAGCCCTCCATCATCTTCATCGACGAGGTGGATTCGCTCTGCGGATCCCGCAACGAGAATGAGAGCGAGGCTGCCCGCAGGATCAAAACGGAGTTCCTAGTCCAGATGCAGG GGGTGGGGAACAACAATGATGGGACTCTGGTGCTAGGTGCCACAAACATCCCGTGGGTGTTGGACTCGGCCATTAGAAGGAG GTTTGAAAAGCGAATTTATATCCCATTGCCGGAGGAGGCTGCCCGTGCCCAGATGTTCCGATTGCATCTGGGGAGCACTCCTCACAACCTCACAGAGGCTAACATCCACGAGCTGGCCCGGAAGACAGAAGGCTACTCGGGCGCAGACATCAGTGTCATTGTGCGGGACTCCCTCATGCAGCCTGTGAGGAAAGTGCAGTCAGCAACACACTTCAAAAAG GGCTCAGAAACCCGAGGTGTCCCCAGATGCCAAGGGGCAGCCCCTCCAGCCAGTCAGGCTCCTGTTTGGTTTCAGGTCTGTGGCCCTTCCCGCACCAACCCTAGCATTATGATCGATGACCTCCTGACCCCATGCTCTCCGGGGGACCCAGGGGCCATGGAGATGACTTGGATGGACGTCCCTGGTGACAAACTCCTAGAGCCTGTGGTTTGCATG TCGGACATGCTGCGGTCCTTGGCCACCACTCGGCCCACTGTGAATGCAGAAGACCTCCTGAAAGTGAAGAAGTTCTCAGAGGACTTTGGACAGGAGAGTTAA
- the VPS4A gene encoding vacuolar protein sorting-associated protein 4A isoform X3, which yields MTTSTLQKAIDLVTKATEEDKAKNYEEALRLYQHAVEYFLHAIKYEAHSDKAKESIRAKCMQYLDRAEKLKDYLRNKEKHGKKPVKENQSESKGSDSDSEGDNPEKKKLQEQLMGAVVMEKPNIRWNDVAGLEGAKEALKEAVILPIKFPHLFTGKRTPWRGILLFGPPGTGKSYLAKAVATEANNSTFFSVSSSDLMSKWLGESEKLVKNLFELARQHKPSIIFIDEVDSLCGSRNENESEAARRIKTEFLVQMQGVGNNNDGTLVLGATNIPWVLDSAIRRRFEKRIYIPLPEEAARAQMFRLHLGSTPHNLTEANIHELARKTEGYSGADISVIVRDSLMQPVRKVQSATHFKKVCGPSRTNPSIMIDDLLTPCSPGDPGAMEMTWMDVPGDKLLEPVVCMSDMLRSLATTRPTVNAEDLLKVKKFSEDFGQES from the exons ATGACAACGTCAACCCTCCAG AAAGCCATTGATCTGGTGACAAAAGCCACAGAAGAGGATAAAGCCAAGAATTACGAGGAGGCGCTCCGGCTGTACCAGCATGCCGTGGAGTACTTCCTGCACGCTATCAAAT ATGAAGCACACAGTGACAAAGCCAAGGAGAGCATTCGAGCCAAGTGCATGCAGTACCTGGACCGGGCGGAGAAGCTGAAGGATTACTTACGAAACAAAGAGAAGCATGGCAAGAAGCCAGTCAAGGAGAATCAAAGCGAGAGTAAGGG CAGCGATAGTGACAGTGAAGGGGAtaatccagagaaaaagaaattgcaaGAGCAGCTGATGG GTGCCGTCGTGATGGAGAAGCCCAACATCCGGTGGAATGATGtggctgggctggagggagccaAGGAGGCCCTCAAAGAAGCTGTCATTTTGCCAATTAAATTCCCGCACTTGTTCACAG GCAAGCGTACCCCTTGGCGGGGGATACTGCTCTTTGGACCGCCCGGCACAGGGAAATCCTACCTGGCCAAAGCAGTGGCAACGGAGGCCAACAACTCCACCTTCTTCTCTGTGTCCTCCTCAGACTTGATGTCTAAGTGGCTGGGGGAGAGCGAGAA GCTAGTCAAGAATCTGTTCGAGCTGGCCCGGCAGCACAAGCCCTCCATCATCTTCATCGACGAGGTGGATTCGCTCTGCGGATCCCGCAACGAGAATGAGAGCGAGGCTGCCCGCAGGATCAAAACGGAGTTCCTAGTCCAGATGCAGG GGGTGGGGAACAACAATGATGGGACTCTGGTGCTAGGTGCCACAAACATCCCGTGGGTGTTGGACTCGGCCATTAGAAGGAG GTTTGAAAAGCGAATTTATATCCCATTGCCGGAGGAGGCTGCCCGTGCCCAGATGTTCCGATTGCATCTGGGGAGCACTCCTCACAACCTCACAGAGGCTAACATCCACGAGCTGGCCCGGAAGACAGAAGGCTACTCGGGCGCAGACATCAGTGTCATTGTGCGGGACTCCCTCATGCAGCCTGTGAGGAAAGTGCAGTCAGCAACACACTTCAAAAAG GTCTGTGGCCCTTCCCGCACCAACCCTAGCATTATGATCGATGACCTCCTGACCCCATGCTCTCCGGGGGACCCAGGGGCCATGGAGATGACTTGGATGGACGTCCCTGGTGACAAACTCCTAGAGCCTGTGGTTTGCATG TCGGACATGCTGCGGTCCTTGGCCACCACTCGGCCCACTGTGAATGCAGAAGACCTCCTGAAAGTGAAGAAGTTCTCAGAGGACTTTGGACAGGAGAGTTAA